The genomic DNA taaattttttttgtgataaataatttattggggGCCTAGATCTACTGATTTTTAGTGATTTATATTATTGGTGATTGTTAGAAGATCGTGAAATGGCTAAAGTACAATTGGCAAACGTTGCTGTACTTGATAATCCGTCACCATTTCTTAATCCGTTTCAATTTGAAGTTACGTTTGAGTGCATTGAAAAATTGGAAGaaggtaaaatatatttttattaaattaaaataagttgTCTGGATATGTTAtgacttaatttatttattaattaattatactcttttttttttagatctagAATGGAAGATGATTTACGTTGGTAGCGCTGAGTCCGAAGAGTTTGATCAAGTACTTGATACTATTTACGTTGGACCCATTCCTGAAGGCAGACACATGTTTGTTTTCCAAGTaagtttgtttaaataaattgtccaAGAGGTTAAGGAAGTAGTGGAAGATTTTCTGTACAAgcagaataaatttttgtggtaaaaaataatttttttgtcaggCTGATCCACCAGATGTGAGCAGAATTCCAGTCAATGACGCATTGGGAGTTACTGTTGTCCTCCTTACCTGCTCGTACAGAGGACACGAGTTTGTACGCGTtggttattttataaataacgaGTACACAGACCCGGAACTCAGGGAAAATCCACCAGCGCAGCCACAGTTTGATAAAGTACAGCGCAATATACTGGGAGACAAGCCGCGAGTTAcgagatttaaaataaactggGACGATGGTGTTGTACCTGCAGACACGGCTGAGAATCCAGCCAATGACTCGATGGATCCGTCACAAGATATGGAAGACAGTACTCAGGAAGAAGCTCCAACGGCTCTGAGTTTCACTGAAAATACGCAGAGTAGTATGGAAGTCATGTGAAAGTATGTTTGTCGTGATAgaatatttatagttataattataattacgatTATTGAGTATAGGtaacaaaatataaaggattattttgataattactttcagttattaattttttttcgtgtgtaaatttaattattctattaattttgtttttccttttaaatctgtgaaaaaaattacaaaagcaTTCGtctgtataatttttaaattaaaatcagcgcgaactttttttgaatcttagaaatttagatttttttttctcaaaattttcgctcatgaaaaatttagttcatgttaaaaaaaatttgaatttttaagtgaaaattactccgtaaataattaaaaataaattacagaaGAATTAgtctatgatttttaaattcaaaacagCGCAAAACTTTCTttgaatcttttaaaaattataagactatttttttctcaaaatttttgtcccCGAAAAGTTTAAACttcttgtaataaaaatttgaatttttaagtaaaaattactccataaataattaacaaaaaattacaaaagaatTAGTCtctataattttgaaattaaactcAGCGCGAAACTTTCTttgaatcttttaaaaattattagactatttttttctcaaaatttttgtccacgaaaaattaaactttgtaataaaaatttgaatttttaagtaaaaattactccataaataattaaaaaataaattacaaaagaaTTAgtctataatttttaaattcaaaaaagcgcgaaactttttttgaattttaaaaattattactcttttttctctcaaaatttttgtccacGAAACATTTAAACTtctacgtaaaaaaatttgaatttttaattaaaaattactccctaaataattaaacaaaaatttatttctaaataaaatatttttatttaaaaattttctctttaaaaaaaattaaacagccGAATGCTTTTgaattcttgaattttttttacgggtattttttttttattgtaaatgtttaagattaaaataaaagtctaATTAAAGTTACAaacgtttaaaataattagtatttatttgctgtacactaataaataatacacaagtattaatttttttttgctttaaaattaaaaatattttaataataataaataggtAAATAATGTTCGCAATTGTAGtaattactttataattaCGTGCAAGTCGTTGTCTGTACAACGTGTAAATACAATGCGATGTTCAAAGtaagaaattatataaaattttctaaaaaaaaaaattgtactaattatttaatttgaatgaacTATTACTCAGTTACtgaagtaattaatttgtaagtcataatttataataaaaaatatactgatTAGTGATCACTAATAGCCGTGTGGCagttagttatttaaattgtacATAAACAGTTgactatataataaaataaaaaaaatccatgcaCTTGGTAAAttaacaattgtaatttaaagtGCTTAAGTGGTTGTCtttgacaataaataataaatcaatggtagtttattttattaatttaattacacagCTTCATTGGTACGGCGTATGCTGATTGacgtttattatttcatttgtgctaaaaaaaaaggacgttaagaattttatttatgaatggtatttataattcaagtacttgtattatttttacataccTTTTAGAACATTTAAtatgtattattaataatgcaaTACCCAGTACTAAACATACACAGCCTACGACGATATAAGCGATACCTAAAAATGGGTTTTTACCACCGAGAAGTGACGTCGTacttaaaatcatttttttcttgccgTGGAATGATGATACGTAGTAATCtggaatatttatttgttaagaGAATTCTCAGACAGTCCCCCTCccaacactttttaaaaatcggaaattaatttcaactgtcatagtcgaattaatatttcattaattaattaaatataaaattaaagccttaattaaaaaaatgacaattttgtCGAGAtatggaattttaaaaaaattatttacagttgttatcaattaggagttaatcgaaattttttgaataaatttaagccgccaaaatttgaaaattcgaattataaaattgacatgaagattttactgataaaattttgatttgctGATGAAAGTTGACAGTTCAGTGCTTATGAAAgtcactgaaattttttaaaaagtgtcgGGTACTGTTTTATTACAGTTACATTGACAGATAGTGCATCCCCTCCTtaccttttaaaaaaattaaattttcataatagcgttaaaatttaattaattaattttaaaaaagtgggggcactgtctgagaatgcccttaattaaaaaaaaattagagatttaattttaaaaaagacgACGTTGCAATATCACCCCCAttattgatttgaaaaaaataattatcaattagaaataaaacgaaatttgttaattaaatttcagtaaaattctcatgtcaattttaaaattcgaatttttaaatattggtggctaaaatttattcaaaaaatttcgtttaactcctaaataataataaaagtgagtaaatttttttcaaatctttaCCTCAGCAAAATTGCAACCACTGTCTTTTTTCCAATCAAtgcttcaattaattaaaataaaatacatactgTAATTAACACGTAGTTGATAATTTCCTTGACGTAAGCCACTTTTGAAGTGTAAATCAGTATGATTAATCCTGCGatacaattttctaaaattcggCAACGCCGCAGTTCTCATCCAAACAATCAGATCCTCATTCTGAAAGCCATTATTCGTTGGATCATCAGGATCCAGTTCCCAGACATACCTGTCCCAGTCACGTGGCTTTTCATACCCAGCGAATGCCTGCTCTAGATTACCAGGcggatttttgaatttaatatttttatctgaaGGCCAAGCGATTCCCGTTTTAATCAGCGGCACGCTCATGTTGGTGTCCAGTGATACGATCCCCAGGTCATCGCTGAACAAAGAATTGGCGATTGCACCACAAGGCGCAATGGCTTTTTGCACTCCATTCTCTTCTATGTAAGCAAAAGGTCCACAGTCGCTGTTCACTGTCTGACTCAGTGTCCCCAGCAGCTGGAAATCATCCCGCGACTTTACGTACCGCCGGTGattctgatagaaattcgttAGTCCATAGTACATGTAGACTTTGCTAGGAAAGTCTGTGTCTAGAGTAAAATTAACGTGACAAACACATCGAGCTTTTGAATTATTCGCTATTATGTCTGAGCATTTAGTGTTATTGTTATAGTGGATTGACACACAATTAGTGTAATCAACAACTTTTTCCCTTACGTCATTTGAAAAATGTAATAGCCCGATTCCAACAGGAATAAATGCGATTCctattacaaaaaaagtcgGGAGAACTGTTCCAGCAGTCAAAATCGGTTGCCAGGCTGGAAGACGTTGCTGTTTGAAGGCACtatctatttataaataatttaaaagttttgatTAGATATTGatctaataattaaattcaaggttaaattaaatttatattttattagttcaTTTTACCTGaaggttttttaatttttgttgacaCTGGAGTACTTTCTGTTGGACTTGCCATAATaacactaatt from Microplitis mediator isolate UGA2020A chromosome 7, iyMicMedi2.1, whole genome shotgun sequence includes the following:
- the LOC130672396 gene encoding histone chaperone asf1, with product MAKVQLANVAVLDNPSPFLNPFQFEVTFECIEKLEEDLEWKMIYVGSAESEEFDQVLDTIYVGPIPEGRHMFVFQADPPDVSRIPVNDALGVTVVLLTCSYRGHEFVRVGYFINNEYTDPELRENPPAQPQFDKVQRNILGDKPRVTRFKINWDDGVVPADTAENPANDSMDPSQDMEDSTQEEAPTALSFTENTQSSMEVM
- the LOC130672394 gene encoding cell cycle control protein 50A; this encodes MASPTESTPVSTKIKKPSDSAFKQQRLPAWQPILTAGTVLPTFFVIGIAFIPVGIGLLHFSNDVREKVVDYTNCVSIHYNNNTKCSDIIANNSKARCVCHVNFTLDTDFPSKVYMYYGLTNFYQNHRRYVKSRDDFQLLGTLSQTVNSDCGPFAYIEENGVQKAIAPCGAIANSLFSDDLGIVSLDTNMSVPLIKTGIAWPSDKNIKFKNPPGNLEQAFAGYEKPRDWDRYVWELDPDDPTNNGFQNEDLIVWMRTAALPNFRKLYRRINHTDLHFKSGLRQGNYQLRVNYNYYVSSFHGKKKMILSTTSLLGGKNPFLGIAYIVVGCVCLVLGIALLIIHIKCSKSTNEIINVNQHTPYQ